GCGGGCGAACTCCACCATGCAGGTGTCCTCGTCCACCACGATCATGCCGCCCGATCCCATCACCGCCCCGGCCGCCTGAAGGGAGTCGTAGTCCACCGGCGTGTCCAGCTGCGACTCCGGCAGACACCCACCCAACGGGCCGCCCGTCTGCACCGCCTTGAACTTCTTGCCGCCAGGCACGCCCCCGCCGATCTCCTCGATGATCTCCCGCAGCGTGATGCCCATGGGCACCTCGATGAGGCCGGTCCGGGCGATCTTGCCGGTCAAAGCGAAGACGGCCGTCCCCTTGCTCCGCTCCGTGCCGATGCCGGCGAACCAATCAGCGCCCCTGCGGAGGATGGGCGGGATATAGGCGTAGCTCTTCACGTTGTTGATGTTGGTGGGCTTGCCCCATAAGCCAGACTGCGCCGGGTACGGCGGCTTGGGCGTCGGCTCGCCCCGCTGCCCCTCGATGGAGCGCAACAAAGCCGTCTCCTCGCCACACACGAAGGCACCGGCCCCCTCCTTGATGAAGAGGCGGAAATTGAACCCGGTGCCCAGGATGTTCTCCCCCAGCAAGCCGTACCTCTCCGCCTGGGCGATGGCCGTCTTCAGCCGTTCGATGGCTAGCGGATACTCGGCGCGGCAGTAGATGTACCCCTCCTCGGCGCCGACGGCGTAGCCACAGATGGCCATCCCCTCGATCACGGAATGGGGATCTCCCTCCAGGATGCTGCGGTCCATGAAGGCACCCGGGTCGCCCTCGTCCGCGTTACAGACGACGTATTTGGGCTGCCCCGGCGACTGGCGGGTGATCGCCCACTTGCGTCCGGTGGGGAACCCACCGCCGCCGCAACCCCGAGGCGATCACCTCATCGATGACCTGCTCGGGGGTCATCTCCGTCAGCGCCTTCTTCAGGGCCTGGTAACCATCCCGAGCGATGTACTCGTCGATCCGTTCGGGATTGATGATGCCGCAATTGCGCATGACGATGCGAAGCTGCTTGCGATACAACGGGATGTCTGGGTAGAAGGGATCCATCCGATCGGCCCCGCCGTTGAGCGGTTCGTAGGCCATCTGCCCCAACACCCACTCCTCCACCGGCTTGCCGCCGACGAGGTGCTCCGCCACGATCCGCTCGGCCATCTCCGGGGTGACGTTCGCATAGGTCACCCGGGTCTGACCGGGAAGCGCTACATCCACCAGCGGCTCGTAAGAGCACATCCCGATGCACCCCACCGTGCCGACCTGAGCCCGCACACGATGTTTGCGCATGGCCGCCCGCAGGGCCATCTGGACGTCCAGGGCCCCCGCCGCGCGGCCGCAGGTCCCCATACCTACCAGGATCATCGCGCCCCGCTTGCGCCGCTCCGTCAAAGAGGCCAGCGTGCGATCCCGCAGTTCGTCGAGCGCCGCCGGTGACGAAAGCTTTCTATCGGCCATACTGGACCCTCCCGTCACTCTTCCCTAAGTTTCTGGGCCACCGCAACGGCCTCCTCAGGATCGAGGCGCCCCATCACCTGCTGATCCACGTAGGCCACAGGGGCCAGCCCGCACGACCCCAGACAATAGACCACCTCAAGCGTAATGGCGCCGTCAGGCGTCGTCTCTCCCGGCTGGATCCCCAGCTCCTTCGTAAGCGCCTCGATGATCTGCGGGGCCCCCTTGATGTGACAGGCCGTCCCATCACAGATCCGGATGCGGTGGCGGCCTCGAGGGGTGAGGTAGAACTGAGAATAGAAGGTGGCGACGCCGTAGAGCTTGGTGATCGGCACGCGCCGCCGCTTGGCGATGAGCCGCATCGCCTCGGGCGGCAGCCATCCGTAGATGTCCTGAACCCGTTGCAGGATCGGGATGACGGCGCCGCGCTGATCGGCGAACTCGGCCAGGATCGGCTCGACGGGCGTCAGATCCAGCGTGCTCTGCTCACTCATGGCTTCCCCCTCTCTGATGATTGCATCCCCGATGGAAACCTCGGCGGCCTCCGCTCCCCCGGCTGCGCATCGTCCGCCTTCACGAGGGGCTGAATCACTATGACAATGCACTCGATCACTTGGAGCGTATCCGAACACTCACGGCAGGATGTCTGAGG
The sequence above is a segment of the Chloroflexota bacterium genome. Coding sequences within it:
- the nuoE gene encoding NADH-quinone oxidoreductase subunit NuoE; this translates as MSEQSTLDLTPVEPILAEFADQRGAVIPILQRVQDIYGWLPPEAMRLIAKRRRVPITKLYGVATFYSQFYLTPRGRHRIRICDGTACHIKGAPQIIEALTKELGIQPGETTPDGAITLEVVYCLGSCGLAPVAYVDQQVMGRLDPEEAVAVAQKLREE